In a single window of the Roseofilum reptotaenium CS-1145 genome:
- a CDS encoding response regulator, with translation MFTTPPSPPKILAVDDSAIVQKSIQNALQDQGVEVLVADNAVDALNLIYNESIAVLLLDVSMPGVDGLELCRTIRSIPEFQSLPIVMVTARDSPFDKVQGQLAGATQYLTKPFDSQTIQGIVQGFIDKSKPR, from the coding sequence TTGTTCACAACTCCACCATCTCCCCCTAAAATCCTCGCCGTTGATGACAGTGCGATCGTCCAAAAATCGATTCAAAATGCACTCCAAGATCAAGGCGTAGAGGTTTTAGTCGCTGATAATGCTGTAGATGCCTTAAATTTGATTTATAACGAATCCATCGCCGTTCTTTTACTTGATGTTTCTATGCCAGGGGTTGATGGTTTGGAACTTTGCCGCACCATTCGCAGTATCCCTGAGTTTCAATCTCTGCCGATTGTGATGGTGACGGCGCGGGATAGTCCGTTTGATAAAGTCCAAGGGCAACTTGCTGGAGCAACCCAGTATCTGACTAAGCCTTTTGATTCCCAAACCATACAAGGTATTGTCCAAGGTTTTATCGATAAAAGCAAACCAAGGTAA
- a CDS encoding RNA recognition motif domain-containing protein produces MSVRLYVGNLPKETEKQELEAVFAETEPKVSTKVITDRKTGKCRGFGFVTVKNEEQADQIIEQFNGYLLKESPLKIEKAQPRNKGKEGGSAEGGAASSAPTASSSGGGNRKKNKSKKNTSSSSQDTGSIQPDPRWAADLEKLKELLATQTTKS; encoded by the coding sequence ATGTCTGTTCGGTTATACGTTGGTAACTTACCGAAAGAAACGGAAAAGCAAGAGCTGGAAGCCGTTTTTGCTGAAACAGAACCCAAAGTTTCCACTAAGGTCATTACAGACCGTAAGACCGGTAAGTGTCGCGGATTTGGGTTTGTCACGGTCAAAAATGAAGAGCAAGCCGACCAAATTATTGAGCAATTTAATGGGTATTTGCTCAAAGAAAGTCCCCTTAAGATCGAGAAAGCCCAGCCTCGGAACAAAGGTAAAGAGGGGGGCAGCGCAGAAGGTGGGGCAGCCTCTAGCGCTCCTACTGCCAGCTCAAGCGGTGGCGGAAACCGTAAGAAAAATAAATCCAAGAAAAACACCTCTAGCTCCAGCCAAGATACGGGTTCCATTCAACCCGATCCTCGTTGGGCTGCGGATCTGGAAAAACTCAAAGAACTGCTGGCAACGCAAACCACTAAAAGTTAG